In Anopheles cruzii chromosome X, idAnoCruzAS_RS32_06, whole genome shotgun sequence, one genomic interval encodes:
- the LOC128267615 gene encoding transcription factor Sp8: protein MLTDMSPSAGAQFYGAQLPAMGMNITNITTHMAQKPTDHPGLRGTPLAMLAAQCNKLSSKSPPPLADAAVGKGFHPWKKSPTLAVGPHSPSQNATVQQSMGGGGGGGGGGGGGGGNLGGGGNPAAAGGVLQSSLGRLSSSGSSSTISPMANLTTSDLYFSAGAGSSPGGCGENPHAALALGAAAAAAAAAAAAASGKLGDGGSSGNGGGGGGGGGSSSSPSSSSASSSLSAAAAAAQLGSVYGRHPYDWHPFNAVGKPDANGGLVGAGAGPGAGPTGWWDMHGPAGSWLDIGTSAAAGMHYAAAASAAAASAVGGSSAEHYASTLTHASLTNTAHLLGSGQHLLQDSCYKSMLQPSGALGGQSAAGVGVGVGGFGLGHGHGHGHGHGHGHGHGHGHGHGHGHHGGGVSPAPPPSAPQAPSPRSQRRYSGRATCDCPNCQEAERLGPAGVHLRKKNIHSCHIPGCGKVYGKTSHLKAHLRWHTGERPFVCNWLFCGKRFTRSDELQRHLRTHTAKHVKTHNGGGGGASGGGGGGGASGAGSGAGSGGGASGAGGGAGSGGGGSGGATGGTGGSNAGGDGSGGGSAGTGTGSGSSGGGTGGTAGSGGSGGGGTGSGSGASSAAGKKAAQTGSAGSAASMDAQCSDSEESEAVGGGPGTGAIDHHLHGGPLGALGALGMGGGMSMGGCHSMGSPGSLAQHQQQHQQQQQQHQQQSHHPHPHPHHPHHPHHPHHHHQQQQQQHLHHHQQHHSAHTPSPGLEHVGQQQQQQQQLDVKPGIV, encoded by the exons ATGTTGACCGACATGAGCCCGTCCGCCGGTGCCCAGTTCTACGGTGCCCAGCTACCGGCCATGGGTATGAACATCACCAACATCACCACGCACATGGCACAGAAACCCACG GATCACCCGGGGCTGCGCGGAACGCCGCTCGCGATGCTGGCGGCCCAGTGCAACAAACTGTCGAGCAAATCGCCGCCCCCGctggccgacgccgccgtcggcaAGGGGTTCCACCCGTGGAAGAAGAGCCCCACGCTCGCGGTTGGGCCGCACTCGCCCTCGCAGAACGCCACCGTCCAGCAGTCGATgggcggcggaggaggaggtggcgggggcggcggcggcggcggcggtaacCTTGGAGGCGGCGGaaacccggccgccgccggcggagtCCTGCAGTCGTCGCTCGGGCGTCTCTCGTCGTCCGGCAGCTCGTCCACGATCAGCCCGATGGCGAACCTCACCACCAG CGATTTGTACTTTTCGGCCGGCGCAGGCTCGTCGCCGGGTGGCTGCGGGGAGAACCCGCACGCCGCCCTCGCCCTCGgagcggcggctgcggcggcggctgcagcggcggcggccgcatcCGGCAagctcggcgacggcggtagctcgggcaacggcggcggcggcggcggcggtggcggctcgtcatcgtcgccgtcgtcgtcgtcggcctcgtcgtcgctgagcgcggcggccgcggccgcccaGCTCGGGTCCGTGTACGGCCGCCACCCGTACGACTGGCACCCGTTCAACGCGGTCGGCAAGCCGGACGCGAACGGGGGCCTGGTGGGGGCCGGGGCTGGCCCGGGTGCCGGGCCGACCGGCTGGTGGGACATGCACGGGCCGGCGGGCAGCTGGCTCGACATCGGCACGAGCGCCGCGGCCGGGATGCACtacgcggccgccgcctcggccgcggccgcctcGGCCGTCGGCGGCTCGTCGGCCGAGCACTACGCCTCCACGCTGACGCACGCGTCGCTCACCAACACCGCACACCTGCTCGGCTCCGGCCAGCATCTGCTGCAGGACAGTTGCTACAAGAGCATGCTGCAGCCGAGCGGCGCCCTCGGGGGCCAgtcggcggccggcgtcggtgtcggcgtcggcggcttCGGActgggccacggccacgggcatggccatggccatgggcacggacacgggcatggccacggccatggccatggccacgGGCACCACGGAGGCGGCGTgtcgccggcaccgccgccgagcgcaCCGCAGGCACCCTCGCCGCGCAGCCAGCGGCGCTACTCCGGGCGGGCGACCTGCGACTGCCCGAACTGCCAGGAGGCGGAGCggctcgggccggccggcgtccACCTGCGCAAGAAGAACATCCACAGCTGCCACATCCCCGGCTGCGGGAAGGTGTACGGCAAGACGAGCCACCTGAAGGCGCACCTCCGCTGGCACACCGGCGAGCGGCCGTTCGTCTGCAACTGGCTGTTCTGCGGCAAGCGCTTCACGCGCTCGGACGAGCTGCAGCGGCATCTGCGCACGCACACAG CCAAACACGTCAAAACccacaacggcggcggcggcggcgctagcggcggcggcggtggcggcggtgccagTGGTGCCGGTAGCGGGGCAGgtagtggtggcggtgccagCGGCGCTGGAGGTGGTGCTggtagcggcggtggtggcagtggtggagccaccggcggcaccggtggtAGTAATGCCGGGGGCGACGGTAGTGGCGGCGGGTCtgctggaaccggaaccggatcgggcAGTAGTGGAGGCGGCACCGGAGGCACGGCCGGTAGCggtggtagcggcggcggcgggaccgGCTCTGGGTCCGGggcgtcgtcggccgccggcaagAAGGCGGCCCAGACGGGCTCGGCGGGCTCGGCGGCCTCCATGGACGCCCAGTGCAGCGACTCGGAGGAGAGCGAagcggtcggtggtgggccgGGGACCGGTGCGATCGACCACCACCTGCACGGGGGTCCCCTCGGCGCCCTCGGGGCCCTCGGTATGGGCGGCGGTATGAGCATGGGCGGCTGTCACTCGATGGGCTCCCCGGGATCCTTggcgcagcatcagcagcaacatcagcagcagcagcaacagcaccaacagcagagccatcacccgcacccgcaTCCACATCATCCGCATCATCCCCATCATccccatcatcaccatcaacagcagcagcagcagcatctgcaccatcatcaacagcatcacTCGGCGCATACTCCGAGCCCCGGGCTGGAACacgtcggccagcagcagcagcagcagcagcagctggacgTCAAGCCCGGCATCGTCTGA